Proteins encoded in a region of the Perca fluviatilis chromosome 8, GENO_Pfluv_1.0, whole genome shotgun sequence genome:
- the LOC120564141 gene encoding low affinity vacuolar monovalent cation/H(+) antiporter-like, with protein MSLSAKHSSDTSSRRRRPAEHTQDLPWEHDPQAGDNDEHIHDRLCGGPQTNSTDTPSHHSICPALCTTKCMPGHACLSHHACDDSWEEIQSKRTIRAENEVEANKLVNNYRFGFRKWKSHVTERPFEVRSEVVKELYSELNVIKPYSGHLVTCGNVAYVLLFGWWVSLAYFLVTPLMFITITGVPYGKLCWKLSWYFLWPFGKSIHEIGNTLRRCCEQAPDCECNIEGTEDNSPVLLPSPTEVPLPIPELPGRPLHTPYWHRFSTYVWLLLGYPPLVVIHSLACFLSWILVFTIPVFKMNARTLGVILLLAPEDISVSTCSQRKHQVYETRALLCCYHAANWYYYKYTVDGINVFAVNLLPLVIVAMVIGYIDRENQYASSNVKFAIAICSIIPLSYYIGMGIASISAQSNFAVGAVVNATFGSITELTFYITALLRGHQAANPCLQEVVKAALTGTLLGCILFIPGVCMIIGGLRHSEQRFNSRSTGVSAALLFISVGGVFAPTLFSKAYGNLVCDACTNSTGGNGSSNSSGQFVCHNCHYDLNNGTLFRNHVEPLVYTVSALLPLAYIIGLIFTLKTHSHIYDIHVGEGQVTGHHGAVVHWSRWRSLVILIMATVLTSACADLATEHIQPILNQPNISQYFIGVTVLAMVPEIPEIVNGIQFALQNNISLSLEVGSCIAVQVCMLQIPILVCFNAFYDVGFVLLFSDMHLWASMFSVILVNYIFMDGKSDYFQGTALVVVYLILLAMYYFAPSPAGC; from the exons ATCTTCCATGGGAGCATGATCCCCAGGCCGGTGACAATGATGAACACATCCATGACCGACTGTGTGGAGGTCCACAAACTAATTCAACCGACACTCCTTCACATCACTCCATATGTCCTGCACTGTGCACAACAAAATGCATGCCTGGACATGCAT GTCTGAGTCATCATGCCTGTGATGATAGCTGGGAGGAGATCCAAAGCAAGAGAACTATCAGAGCGGAGAATGAAGTGGAAGCCAACAAACTGGTCAACAACTACAGG tttggTTTCAGAAAATGGAAGAGCCATGTGACGGAGCGTCCCTTTGAAGTCAGGTCAGAGGTTGTGAAAGAGCTCTACTCAGAACTGAACGTCATTAAACCATATTCAG GTCATCTCGTCACATGCGGAAACGTAGCGTATGTGCTTCTCTTCGGTTGGTGGGTCTCTCTGGCATATTTCCTGGTCACCCCACTGATGTTCATCACTATCACTGGTGTACCGTATG GCAAGCTTTGCTGGAAGTTGTCCTGGTACTTCCTGTGGCCATTCGGCAAATCTATCCACGAG ATTGGAAATACATTGAGGAGATGTTGTGAGCAAGCACCAGACTGTGAGTGTAACATAGAGGGGACGGAAGATAACTCGCCAGTTCTGCTGCCTTCACCCACAGAGGTGCCACTGCCAATCCCAGAGTTGCCAGGGCGACCTCTGCACACTCCCTACTGG CATCGTTTCTCTACCTACGTGTGGCTGCTGCTGGGATATCCTCCTCTGGTGGTCATCCACTCCCTGGCCTGCTTCCTCTCCTGGATCCTGGTCTTTACCATCCCTGTTTTCAAGATGAACGCACGGACACTGGGAGTCATTCTTCTCTTGGCTCCTGAGGATATCTCTGTCTCCACTTGCTCACAGAGGAAG CATCAAGTCTATGAGACCAGAGCACTGCTGTGCTGTTACCATGCTGCAAACTGGTACTACTACAAATACACTGTTGATGGGATCAATGTGTTCGCTGTCA ACCTCCTCCCTTTAGTAATAGTTGCTATGGTAATTGGATATATTGACAGAGAAAACCAGTACGCCAGCTCTAATGTCAAGTTCGCCATCGCAATCTGCTCCATCATACCTCTGTCCTATTATATTGGTATGGGCATTGCCAG tatctcagcccagagtaactTTGCAGTGGGTGCGGTGGTGAACGCCACCTTCGGCTCCATCACAGAGTTGACCTTTTACATCACAGCCCTGCTCAGAGGTCACCAGGCCGCCAACCCGTGTCTGCAGGAGGTTGTTAAAGCAGCACTGACTGGCACGCTGCTCGGATGCATCCTCTTCATCCCT GGCGTCTGCATGATAATCGGAGGGCTGAGACACAGTGAGCAGAGATTCAACAGTCGCTCTACAGGAGTTAGTGCTGCGTTGCTTTTCATCTCTGTAGGAG GTGTGTTCGCCCCCACGCTCTTCTCCAAGGCTTATGGAAATCTGGTGTGTGACGCCTGCACCAACTCCACTGGAGGAAACGGCTCGAGCAACAGCAGCGGGCAGTTTGTCTGCCACAACTGCCACTACGATCTG AACAACGGTACATTGTTCCGAAACCATGTTGA GCCACTGGTGTACACAGTGTCTGCCCTCTTGCCACTTGCCTACATCATTGGTCTGATATTCACGCTGAAGACGCACTCCCACATTTATGACATCCATGTTGGAGAAGGACAGG TGACTGGCCACCATGGAGCAGTGGTCCACTGGTCACGGTGGAGGTCTCTGGTCATCCTCATCATGGCCACTGTGCTCACGTCTGCTTGTGCCGATCTTGCCACCGAGCACATCCAGCCCATACTAAACCAGCCCAACATCTCTCAG TATTTCATTGGGGTGACAGTTCTCGCTATGGTTCCTGAGATCCCAGAGATTGTTAATGGGATACAGTTTGCTCTCCAAAACAACATCAGTCTTAG CTTGGAGGTGGGAAGCTGTATTGCTGTTCAGGTCTGCATGCTACAAATTCCAATTCTGGTCTGCTTTAATGCCTTCTAT GATGTGGGATTTGTACTGTTATTCAGTGACATGCACCTGTGGGCCAGTATGTTCAGTGTGATTCTTGTCAACTACATTTTCATGGACGGCAAGTCTGACTATTTTCAGG GTACAGCTCTGGTGGTTGTCTACCTCATTCTACTGGCTATGTATTACTTCGCTCCATCTCCAGCAGGCTGCTGA
- the LOC120564144 gene encoding kelch domain-containing protein 10-like encodes MSSAQHDGTLSQLNTFEKLSWRPSIRESGSKKRARWLQARRIFSPSCPNLRIPNRFLREGHCVPPARSGHRCVADSSNLYVFGGYNPDFEEAGGSENEDYPLFRELWRFHFATATWQQVRTEGYMPTELASMSAVLHGNNLLVFGGTGIPFGENNGNDVHVCNVQYKRWNLLNCRGKKPNKIYGQAMVIINGYLYVFGGTTGYLYSTDLHRLDLTTREWTHLKPNNAPSDLPEERYRHELAHDGQRIYILGGGTSWTSYTLEKIHAYNLETNYWEEMVTKPHEKIGYPAARRCHSCVQVKDEVFICGGYNGELILSDLWKINLQTFQWTKLPAAMPEPAYFHSAAVTPAGCMYVHGGVVNMSGNKRTGSLYKVWLVVPSLLELTWEKLLKTFPHLAQLSTLQLLSMGLTHALIQRLK; translated from the exons ATGTCGTCGGCCCAACATGACGGAACCTTGAGTCAGCTCAATACGTTTGAGAAACTGTCGTGGAGGCCCTCCATCCGCGAATCAG GCTCCAAGAAGCGGGCACGGTGGCTTCAGGCTCGGCGCATCTTCTCCCCTTCCTGCCCCAACCTGCGGATCCCCAACAGGTTTCTGAGAGAAG GACACTGTGTACCCCCTGCTCGGAGCGGACACCGGTGTGTTGCAGACAGCTCCAACCTGTATGTGTTTGGAGGCTACAACCCAGACTTTGAGGAGGCAGGCGGGTCAGAGAATGAAGACTACCCTCTTTTCAGGGAGCTTTGGCGGTTTCATTTTGCCACAGCCACCTGGCAGCAGGTCCGCACAGAGGGTTACATGCCCACAGAGCTGGCCTCTATGTCAG ctgtttTACACGGCAACAACCTGCTTGTATTTGGTGGCACTGGGATTCCATTTGGTGAGAACAACGGCAATGACGTCCATGTTTGCAATGTACAGTACAAACGATGGAACCTGCTCAACTGCAGAGGGAAGAAACCCAACAAGATCTACGGACAG GCGATGGTCATCATAAATGGCTACCTCTATGTGTTTGGCGGGACAACGGGCTACCTTTACAGCACCGATCTGCACCGGCTGGACCTGACCACCAGAGAGTGGACCCACCTCAAACCCAACAACGCACCATCAGACCTACCTGAGGAGAG GTACAGACACGAACTAGCTCATGATGGACAGAGAATATACATTTTAGGAGGTGGGACGTCCTGGACCTCATATACCCTGGAAAAG ATTCACGCATATAACTTGGAGACAAATTACTGGGAGGAAATGGTCACCAAACCCCATGAAAAAATAG GATATCCTGCTGCCCGCCGTTGTCACAGCTGTGTGCAGGTCAAAGATG AGGTGTTTATATGTGGGGGTTATAATGGAGAGCTGATCCTATCCGACCTGTGGAAGATCAACCTGCAGACTTTTCAGTGGACCAAGCTGCCTGCCGCCATGCCAGAACCAGCATACTTTCACTCTGCTGCCGTCACTCCA GCTGGCTGCATGTACGTCCACGGCGGCGTCGTCAACATGTCTGGGAACAAAAGGACTGGCTCTTTGTACAAAGTGTGGTTGGTGGTGCCCAGCCTGCTGGAACTGACCTGGGAGAAACTGCTGAAAACTTTCCCTCACTTAGCCCAGCTGTCCACCCTTCAGCTGCTCAGCATGGGACTGACACACGCACTAATTCAGCGGCTCAAATAG